The nucleotide window TGCAGTACGGTCGGACGAGACCTGTCATCGCCACGCTCGCCATTCTCTTCGCCGGTTGTGTGGCGCCGCTCGCATCCGATTCTGACTCAGGGCCCTCCGTCGAGGATGGGGCTCCCAATCTTCGCGGGCCGCCTGGGCCAGCCGGTCCCGCGGGGCCACCGGGACCCCCGGGTCCGACCGGCCCTCCCGGCCCGCAGGGGTCCTCGGGTGCCGCCGGCGAGCGCGGGCCACCTGGAGTCGAGGCCGACGCGTCGCAAGATTGGTCTCGCGGACCACTCTTCTACACGAGCATCCGCGATGCATCGACGTTCGTTGTCCATGACTCGGTCCGGGAACGGTCGTACATCTTCCGTCCCGGCGGTGTGAATCCGCCGGGGAGTCCGAGCCAGTATTTTGACATCGCCAACAACGTCTATCGGAATTATCACCCTCCGCCCGCCGACGTCGACATTCCGGGAGCCTTCGGATCGGGGGCGAGCGGCGCGTTCGACGGCAACCGGACGATCTACGTCGTTCTAGGGGGCGGGTCAAAGATGTTCTTGAAATACGACACAGGGACGCCCCATGCGGTCTTGAACGGCCCCGATGACCGGGGTATCGGCTGGACGCGCCTCGCCGACGTGCCCGTCGAGGTAGGCGAGGGAGCCGCGACGTTCATCGCCGATGCGCGCATCTTCGTCGCGCCGGGGCGTGCGACTCGCTACTGGTACGCGTTCAACATCGACACCGGCGAGTGGTCGCGCTTACCGGATTTGCCCTCGAGCGATCCGGAGGCGGGGAAGGTCGGAAACATCGTCGGCCATTTCGGGCTCACGGGCGTCGTCCTAAACGACCGCTACATCCTCCTATCAACGCGTCATCACATCCTGAGATATGACGTCGAGACTGACGGGTGGATCGGCAACGGGTTCGGCAGCGAAACGTACACAACATTACGCTTCACGCTCGGCGAAGGGGCCGCCATGGTCACGGATCCAGCAACATCGACAATCTGGATCCTCCGCGGACTCCGCACGGGCCAGCTGGGCGCGATCACAACGAGCGATGCAACGGGCTCCAACCCGCGATTCTTCTTCGTCGATACGGACGTTCCCGCTCCCGTGAGCGTGGCCGGGCCGCGCATGGTCCTGACGGCGGCGACGGGAACAAAGGAGATCCTCGTTTGGCCCGCGGACGGGACCGGTCGGCTATGGCGGACGCCCGTGTCCGCGTTGGGTCTCGTCCCCACTTAGCGCTCGTCGGCCCCGCCCGCCCTACAACCGCACCGCATACGCGTGGATGACCGCGCTCTCCGCGTCGCCAAGCGCGATGGGGATCTGCTTCCACGTCTCCGCGCGCAGGTCGCCGACGACGAAGAGGCCGGGGATGGGTTCGCCGTCCTCGCCGAGGACCTCGCAGTCCTCGGTCGAGGTCACGTACCCGTCGCGGTCGATCGCGGCGCCGGCCTGCTTCGCGAGATCGTTCGTGACCTTGAACCACCCGAACGAGACCCACGCCTTGTCGAAGTCCTCGCGCGTGCCGTCGTCGAAGACGAGTCGGATGCGGTCCTCCCTCTGGCCTTCGAGATTCGCGATCGTCTTGTCGATCACGGGGATGCCGAGCGCTTCCGTGTCGCGGATGAGGGCTCCGTGCCGCGCGTGGTCGTGGCCGGGTTCGCCCGTGACGCAGGCGATGCACGTCACGAGCACCGTTTCGCTCGCGCCGAAGTGGTCGCGCAGCGACTCCGCGATGCCGGCGGAGCCGCGGCCGAGGCCGAGCACCGCGACGCGCTTCCCGCGGATCGTGTGCCCGTCGCAGAGGAGGCAGTAGTCGGCGAGGCCTTTGTTCGCGTACGGCAGGATGGCCGTGATGTCGTACGTGTTCTCGCCGATGTACGGCTGGCGGTCCACGACGCCCGTTGCGAGGACGACGGCGCGCGCCCGCGCCTCGACCGTCTCGCCGCGGCCGTTGCGGCCGACGACGCGGTGGCCGCCGAGGCGCCACACGCCGCCCGCGCGTTCGAGCGTCGCGATCTCGACGGGCTCCTCGAAGCGCACGAAGCGGCGTCCCGCGACCTTTTCCGCGTGCGCGATCTGCGCGCGGAGGTCGTCCATGACCTTCCGTCCCGAGACGCCTTCGGGGTAGCCGGGGATGTTGTCCATCTTCGGCACGAAGAACGCGCGGCTCGTGCGCCTGCCCTTGTCGAGCACGATCGCGGTGTGGAAGAGGAGCGCGCTCTTCAGCGCGGCCATGAGGCCCGCGGGGCCCGCGCCCACGATCGCGAGGTCGAAGACGCCGTCGGCCGGGAGGTCGTCCATGGGGAGCCGCAAGAGGTCCGTGACGGATCATCCAATCGCCTGCCGGGGGACCGTATTTGCCTTTACGTGGCGACGGGGACGGGAATGTCTTAAGGGTCGCCAGGTACCATGGGCGCTGGGAGGCTCCCCCTTTGAACGCCCGCACCCTGTCCGCCCTCGTCCTCGCCGCGCTCCTTCTCGGCCCCGGCTTTGCGGCGGCCAAGGTCGTCCTCCGCGCCGAATACGTGGTCGAGACCGGCTACGAGACGGGCGAGACGAACCGGATGCTCCTCGACGCGGCGGGGCAGCGCAACTGCCTCGACGCGCCCGCGTCCCTCGAGGCGGCCGCGCGCCCCGGTTGCGCGTTCGGGCCGACGGGTGAGGCGTATCCCGCGGTCGGCATCCGGGTCCTCGACGCGATCCTCTACGGCGCAGGCCTCAGCGATCCCGTGGGCGACGCGCGCGCCATCCTCGCGGACCCCAGGGCGAACGCCTCGGCGGCCGCGAACGACGCGAAACGCGGCATGAACCCCCACCGCGCGTCGGGCGGCGTCGCCCCCGACCTCATCCTGCCGGGCCGCGGGCAGCTCTGGGCGTGGCACGGACGGTGGAACGACCTCGACGGCGACGGCGCGATCGACATCGCGACGATTCCTCTGGGCCCGCGCCCGCGCAACGAGTGGTCGCCCGACCGGCAGGCCCCGATCGTCGCCTATGTCGAGCCCGGAAGCCACCCGTCGTTCACGAACTTCCATCGGCCCGACGAGGTCTCGCCGGACATGTACCTCGTGTGGAACGACGACGAGTTCGCGCACCATTCGGGCGGCGATGCGGGCATCCGCGTGAGCGGCAACATCGAGGCCGCGGTGCCTTATTCGGTCCTCCTGACCGGCTCGCTTTTCGAAGTCGTGACCCTCAGCACCGTGACGGACGCCATCCTCGCGCCGAGCGCGGGCGGGAAACCGTACACCCCGCGCGAAACCTCGCTCGTGGACGTCGATCGTTACGCGGCCGCCGCGCCCGGCCCGGTCGCCGGACTCTACGCAGGCGCGCTCGCCTCGACGCTGCGTCCCTTCACCACGCCCTCTCTCGGCTATTGCCCGAACGCCTGCCGGCCCGGCCCGGTTTCCTTCGCGGACACGCCGCTCGAAGGTCCCGGCAACGCCCTCGTCGGCGCGCCGTTTGCGCCGTACCCCCAGGAATGGCGCCCGGGAAGCCTGTCGACGAACGCGGGTCGGCACGTCGAGTATCTCGCGGGCTACGAGGATTGGATCGATCTCCACCCCCGCTGGTCCCCCTTGGGGGGCGGGACCGCGACGCGCTCCTCTCCGCTTCCGGGCCGGGGCGCGGACGGCGCGATGGCGATGATGCCCGGCGTCTTCTCGGCCGAGGTGCGTCTCGGTCTCTGGCACGACCTCGACGGCGACGGCTTTGTGGGGACCGCGCGCGAAGGCGACCCGTACCACGGCGGGAGCCGCCCCGTGGCGGACGATTACACGAACCCGCGCGGGGAGTTCTTCGGCGCGAACGCCGTCTACAAGGGATCAAGCTCCGCGGCGCTGTCGTTCGCGGTCGACCTCTTCCCCGAGACGACGTGGGGCAACGGCGTCTGGCCGCTCGACATCAATGGGCGACCCTTGAACGTCGTCACGGGCGCGGAGCCGATCCGCATCGCCGTCGCGCGCGACGAGAACGTCCCGGGTTACTACAGCGCGTGGACGACCGTCCTCATGCCGGAGGGGTCGCCCGCCTTCACAGTCTGCACGGACGCGGTCGAGATGCTGCGGTCGATCGGAGCGGGCGAGGAGCGGCTCGTCCTGCGCGACTGCGACCGCGTCGCGGCGTGGGACGTCGACGCGACGCTTGCGCAGACGTCCTGACCCGTCGCGCGGGCCTGGGCGACCCGCCCCTCCCGGATCGGGAACGGGTCGGGGGGTCGCCCGACGGCAGGGGGGAGCGCTTAAGCGATCCCAGGCCGCATGGGCGGGTCGGAGGCTTTCCATGGATGCCCGCCACGGTGCCGTGATCATCCTCGTCATGCTGCTTGCCGTCCCCGGGGCCGAGGCCGCGGCGATGACGCTTCGCGCCGAATACGCCGTCAAGACCGGTCTCGAGACCCGCGAGCGCGACCGGCTCGCGCTCGACGGGATGGGCCAGCGCAACTGCCTCGATCTTCCGGCCTCCGCCGAGGCTCCCGCGCGGGCCGGATGCGAGTTCGTTTCGACGGGCGTGGCCTATCCGCCGACGGGCATCCGCGTCCTCGACGCGGTGCTCTTCGGCGTCGGCGTGAGCGACCCCGTGGGGAGCGCGAAGGCCGTCGCCGCGAACCCGACCGGAAACGTGACGGCGCCCGTGAAGGACGCGAACCGCGGCATGAGCGCTCACCGCGCGACGGACGGCGACGCGCCCGAGGTCATCCTCCCCGGCCGCAGCCAGCTGTGGGCGTGGCATGGGCGATGGAACGACCTCGACGACGACGGCGACGTCGACGTCGCGATCTGGAACGGCGGGACCCGTCCGCGCAACGAGTGGGCGGTGGACGTGAACACGCCGCTCGTCGCGTACGTCGAGCCCGGAAGCCACCCCTCGTTCACGAACTTCCACCGGCCCGACGCGTACGCGCCCGATCTCTACCTCGTCTACGAATCCGACGACCTCGCGCACGCGTCGGGCGGCGACGCGGGCCTCCGCGTGAGCGGCCCCACGAAGGCGGGCATCCCGTATTCCGTGATGGTCACGGGCTCGCTCTTCGAAGCCATCACGGTAGCGACCGTGAGCGATCCCATCTTCGCGCCGAGCCCCGGCGGCAAGCCGTACACGCCGCGCTCCACGTCGCTCGTGGACATCGATCGGTATGCGGTCGGCGCGCCGGGCCCGCTCGTCCAGCTCTACAACGGCGCGCTCGCCTCCGCGCTCGCGCCGTACACGACGCCCTCCCTCGGCTACTGCCCGAACGCGTGCCGACCGGGACCCATGTCCTTCGCGGACACGCCGCTCGAAGGTCCTGCGCACGCCGCCATGGCGGGCCTCTTCGCGCCCTACCCCAAGGAGTGGCTCGAAGGCAGCCTCTCCACGAACGCGGGCCGTCAAGAGGCGTACCGCGCGGGTTACACCGACTGGATCGATCTGCATCCGCGCTGGTCGCCTGTGGGCGGCGGGCTCGCGACGCGCTCCTCGCCGCTCGCGGGCCGCGCCGCGGACGGCGGGCAGGCGATGATGCCGGGCGTCCTCACCGTGGAGATCCGCCTCGGCCTCTGGAGCGACCTCGACGCCGACGGTTTCGTGGGCTCCGCGCGCGCCGGCGACCCGTACCACGGCGGAAGCCGGCCGATCGCGGACGACTACGAGGACACGCGCGGCGAATTCTACGGGACCTTCGCCGTCGCGCCCGGCGGTCGCACGGCGCTCGCCACCATCTCGGTGGATCTCGTCCCCGACACGGTGTGGGGAGACGGGGTCGTCCCGATCAACATGAACGGCGTGCCTGAGATGCCGGTCGAGGGCTCGCAGCCCATCCGCATCGCCGCGGCCCGCGACGAGAGCGCTCCGGGCTACTATTCCGCCTGGTCGGGCGTGCTCATGGTCCACGGATCCCCCGCCTTCACGATCTGCACGAGCGACATCGAGATGCTCCGCGCGCTCGGCGCGAACGAGGAACGCATCCCGCTCAAGGACTGCGACCGGATTGGCGCGTGGGACGGGCGTCCATGAGCGCCCCGCGCGTCGCCCTCGTCGCGCTCGCGCTCCTCGCCTCGCCCGCGCTCGCGCAGGTGAGCGTGCCCGCCGACCTCGACCTCAAGGTGGGTTACGAGCGCGCGGAGCCTGGCCGCATCGAGCTCGACGCCGCGGGACAGATGAACTGCCTCGGCCCGAACGATCCCGCGTCGCGCTGCGCGCCGGCCCCGACGGGACGCGCGCATCCCGCGACCGCGACGCTCGTTCTCGACAACGTGTACCAGAGCGACGGCGCGACGGACCCTGCGGGTTCCGCGGCCGTCGTCCTCGTCTCGCCGTCCGAGAACGCGGACGCGCCGGTCATGGACGTCTCGCGCGGCGCCAATTGGCATCGCGCGACCGGCGGCGAGGTGCCGGACGTCATCGTGCCCGGCCGCGGGTACTTCCTCTCCTGGCACGGGCGATGGAGCGACGCGAACGGCGACGGCGTCGCGCAGGTCCGCTGGCACTCGTCGCGCGGTCCCACGGACCCGCGGCCCTCGAACGAGTGGGTTCCGGACGATACCGGCGGAATCGTGAGCTACATCGAGCCGGGCGCGCATCCCGTCGCAACGAGCCGCGTGCGCCCGGCCGAGGCGACGCCGGACCTCGTCTACCGCTACGTCGTCATCGAGATGGTCCACAAGCCCGCAGGCGACGTCGACGGCCGCGTGCTCTTCGTGGACGGTTCCCTCTTCCGCGCGATGACCGTCGAGACGGTCACGCACGCGCATCTTGCGCCGAGCCCGGACGGCCAAAAGCCCTTCACGGCGTCGACGACGTCGCTCGTGGACGTCGACCGCTACGCGGCCGTCGCTCCCGCGCCCGTCGCGGGCGCGTACCGGGCGACCCTCGGGCCCGCCGCGGACGCGATCGGAAGCCCGAGCGTCGGGCTCTGCCCGAACGCCTGCCGCCCCGGCCCCGTGCCGCTCGGCGCGACGCCC belongs to Candidatus Thermoplasmatota archaeon and includes:
- a CDS encoding NAD(P)/FAD-dependent oxidoreductase; its protein translation is MDDLPADGVFDLAIVGAGPAGLMAALKSALLFHTAIVLDKGRRTSRAFFVPKMDNIPGYPEGVSGRKVMDDLRAQIAHAEKVAGRRFVRFEEPVEIATLERAGGVWRLGGHRVVGRNGRGETVEARARAVVLATGVVDRQPYIGENTYDITAILPYANKGLADYCLLCDGHTIRGKRVAVLGLGRGSAGIAESLRDHFGASETVLVTCIACVTGEPGHDHARHGALIRDTEALGIPVIDKTIANLEGQREDRIRLVFDDGTREDFDKAWVSFGWFKVTNDLAKQAGAAIDRDGYVTSTEDCEVLGEDGEPIPGLFVVGDLRAETWKQIPIALGDAESAVIHAYAVRL